The Cryptomeria japonica chromosome 2, Sugi_1.0, whole genome shotgun sequence region AAAACATTGCACTCTCTATCAAAACTTTTCCGTGCATATTCATCCAAGATATTAAGAACTTTGATAGCAACCATTGTCCCATCTTTCAGAACCCCTCTGAACACTTTTCCGAAGCTACCAACTCCTAATAAGTTGGCCTCATTAAATCCATCTGTTGCTGTGAGAAGTTCTTCAAATGAAATTTTCTGAGGCCCCACTTCAAAGGGTTTCAAGGTCGTAGACGGTGTCTTGCAATAGGATCTCCACAAGAAAAATATGACCACACAACATATAACAAACACTGCAGTCCCAATGGGTATCAACACACTTTTTAGATGCCTAAAACTTTTATGTTTGGGAGAAGAACATGGCGGTAACATTACCCAAGGTCCACATAACCCAAGATTTGCAGTAAATGATGTTGCATTAAGCCTTTTGAAAACGCCATCTTTTGGGACTTCTCCCGACAACTTGTTTATAGACAAGTTAAGATGCTGAAGCGCTTTAAGCTTTTCTAAAGTCAATGGTATGCGTCCTGACAAATTGTTGGAAGAGAAATCTAAGACTTTGAGATCTTGAAGTTCCTCTAGAGAATCTGGAATCGGACCTTGGAGTTTATTAAAGGAAAAATTCAGATATTCAAGTGCTACACAACCTCCTATTGTACCTGGAATATAGCCTGTTAATTGATTTTCTGAAATATCTATACTCTGAACTTTATCCATTTTGCTGAGTTCTGCAGGCCCCCAGGGGGCCCTCCAAGAAATTATTTGAAAGGTTGAAATATAAAAGTAAATTTGGAAGTCCTGCAACCTGTGGAGGTATCTGCCCATGGAGCTTGTTGTATGAAAGATCAACCACTTCCAACTTTCTGCATTCACCTAAACCTGATGGAATAGTCCCTGTTAACTTGTTGGCATCAAGGTACAGTTCTCTTATCTGCTGGAGTTGGGCAAGTGAGTTCGGAATATTTCCAGAAATATTACTATATGAAATATATAGAAGCCCTAGGTTCTTCAGTTGACCAATCTCCACCGGGATGTTTCCTTGTAGATTATTAAAAGCCAAGGATAGTCTCTCCAACTTTAGGAGCCTACCGATGCCGGAAGGAATCTCACCTGTCAAAAGATTTCCACTTAAAGATAGCAGAGTTAAATTGGTGAGATTTCCAATCAGAGAAGGAATTTCTCCTTCTATTCTGTTGTAACCCAAGAATAAAATTCCTAGATTTGTAGAAAGTTGTCCGATGGATGAGGGTACGAGACCTGTGAAATGATTATGTGCACAATCTATTACTGTCAGAAAAGAACAATTAGTAAGAGCAGTGAGAAAGGGTAAGCTTGTGGTGCTACCACTTACAAACTGATTACCCCATAAATTAAGGCGCGTAAGTCTACGCAACTTTCCGATCTCTTGGGGCACTATTCCACTCAGCCAGTTGTCGCCTAAGTTGAGAAATTGAAGCTGCGAACAATTGAAGAGAGTGACAGGAATCCTGCCACTGAAATTGTTATGACCCATATACAATTCTGTCAAGTGGATAGTCCTAGAGAACAACTTCGTTGGAATCTCTCCAGATAAGTAATTTCCAAGGACGCTCATTTTTTGCAGGGAAGTGCAATTTGACAAGGAGGGGGGAATTCCTCCAGTAAGATGGTTGAAATACAAAGCCAAGAAACTGAGTTGAGAAAGCATACCCAGTTCCCAAGGGATATACCCCTCGAGATTATTCTCACCTAAATCTATATAGTTCAAAGAGGATATGTTCCCCAAGGTGTTGGGTATTCTACCTGTCAAATTATTTCGGCTAAGCTGAAGGAAAAATAAATTTGGGAGAAAACCCAGACCCGAAGGAATTCCTCCCTCCAAATAGTTTGCCTCGAGATAATTCTGTTATACTGTAGCAGGCACCAAGTGTCGCTGGAATTGAACCTTCAGCTTATTTTTGTACAAAGCAAGAATCTGCAAGCGAGAGAGGCTTCCTAACTGATAGGGGATATGACTATGAAGGTTATTCTGACTGAGGTCAAGAATCCTAAGAAATGAGAGATTGGCGAGAAAAGGGGAGATGGTACCTACCAAACCCACGGTGGAGAGATTGAGATAGACAACTCTTTGCCTACGGTGAGAACAGGTGACACCTTTCCAGTTGCAGAATGAGACGTTGGAAGTCCATGTTGTGAATGAATCGAATTGATCATACTCGATGGCTGACTTGAATGCCAAGAGAGCCTGCTCATCAGTAGCATTGCTTGTGTGGGGATGTAAAGAAGGGGAAGACTCAACAGTGCAAGGAAGAATAGCATAGACAAGTATAATGAGGAAAAATGGAGTGCTCATTGTGCATCTGAAAATCCTACAACACTACTTCATTACAATCATAATATTTAAAGTGACCTGAATTTGGTATCAATTTGGTTTAGATACTCCCAATGTTATTTTTGTCGTATATTTTTATAGCCTTCTATTTCTCTTGAAATAAACTTCTTTAAAAGGCATCTTTTACAATTTCCTGCGTGTCTTCTCGACCGACGTATTCACATCGAAAAAAAATATTATCGGTGACAAAAGACAGACTTTAAATAATATATGAACAAAGCAACATCTTCACCttgttattatatttatatttaatttaaaatgtatttttattatattatgtaATAATAAATAAAGGATAAATAATTGTATTTCCACAGTCCATGATAAATTGTAAAATTGGTTTTTGGATTTGACTGCGTGAACaatttcttcatcaacattttggatcatattctatgatccatcattagaaTGAAATGATTTTGAAATAGAATACGATCAACAATGTCCAAAAATCATTTAATCTCTCTAAACAAGGGATGCCATGTCAATTGTGTGGTTATTAGTTTAGAGTTAAAAATAGAAAAGCATTTCAAACAATGTTTTTTTATAGTCTAACTTACATGCGATAATTTGAAATATATTTGTTATTTGTAGATAATGTTGTAGATATTTGCATAAAAAAGTGACAAGGaacaaataaatattttaaaagagCTTAATAATGAGGGCCCAAAGATTTTAGGTGATCACGTATCCTATAATGTGTAATTTAAGTCATAACATATGACACTAACGTGTGAGCATtgaatttacttaataaaaaaaatttacaataacaaaaaatggtaaaataaaattaaaaataacttaataattattaatattttaaaagttaaaaatgatgtaattttttaaaaatatgtagTTAATTAATTacacattatatttattatttacacATTATAATTataagaaatttaatttttttaattttttaaaaattaaataattctttttattttttaattaaaataaaaaaatattaaaaatatcaatACGTAATATGGAAGACTTAACTATGTATTATGATATAATTATTAAAATCTACAACTCTaagtttgaaaagtttaaaataaaaaatatctaggTTTTTAGTTTAAACAAAAGAAGTGTACTAAAATGTTAATGTGTAATAAAATACATCCACCACTTCCTCTATGTATGTGAAGGAGAATTTTAAAGGGAAAATATGTACATCGAATTTAAATATGCTCAATTCCATCTAGAGGTCCCTAGTCCATCTCAACAATTGTGAATaataaaaacataaataataaaCTTCTTACACATTTCCAAATGCCACGATATTAAGTATTAAAATATGTACTCTTGTTAAATCacgcaaaataaaataaaataaaaatgttgttATTTGCGATCTTTTACTTTAGATTCAAAATTCTCATTTAATTTTGATCGCTATTGATATAATAACCACAACTAATAttagataatttttttattattctgcTGGAGTTATAGATTTATTTGTAGAATGGCACGAGAAAACAACAGGTTGTAATTAATTACGTCGAGAGCCATATTACACTCAAATAATAGATTGAAGAATGTTTGTTAATAAAAACTTCTTGTCATTAAAATTGACACTCGTCCATATAATTACACCAAGAGGCATAACtattagtcaatttaatttttaaaatgtttttaataagattgtcttaaatatgaatttagaaacttgtcatgaTTGAAATAATAGGATATAattgtttttcatttttaaaatagcTTTTATTTTTCCATATGAAtgtagaaatttgtcataatatataaaatttaagttttttgacattttttagtagtaaattagtaattattaactgattataatttaatattaatatgtaatatatatgattgtataatgtttaaaataacttaaatgaatttaaattaactaaataaatattttatttagtttcgTTTAGTTTATTTTTTAGTTCAACTTATATTTAGTCCAATTAGCTTGCAATTTATAAAAATTGCAAGTTTTTCTTATTAACAAATTAACTTATAcatgaaaattgaattttttttcttattaATTAACCAATTTATACTAAGTCGGATTAAGAAAGataactaaaattaaataaatccGTAAgagattaaaaattaaattaagtaacttaaattaaattaaataacctaaatgaaataactaaaattaaattaaattaaattacatGTGTATTCATATAAAACGTCAACTACACACTAGATAAGATTTTTTATATGAATTCaaaaacttagtcaatttaatttttaataatattgtcttaaatatgaatttagaaacttggcATAATATGCTAAATTTAAGATTTTGACATTTATTATtagtaaattagtaattattaactATTTATAACTGGAAGTGAATCTTGAGACTGCAGGTGACAAGACCCAGGAAGAAAATCACGTGGATATTGATCTCTGTATCAATAATGGCATGGATAGCTTCAAACAGGTTCTCCTCTAGATGCAAAAGGAAATTACTGGCATTAAAACCAAGAAAGACCAGGAAGCAGgaaaaattgagactttagaagctTTAGGCTCAGGTAAATTCATGTCCCTCCATGATTGTCTTAGCGAGCTTACCACAGCTATTAGTAAtgcagaggagatcatcaatgctcATCAAAATAGCTTTCTTAGCCTGGAGAATAGAGCAGGGGCCATGAAAAAAGACTTGATGGAGTTGAGAACATGCTCAAAAAGATTGGTGAGCAAAGTCATAAGATTCTTAAGGCCGCCTCGgctagtatgaaggctcttatcagtaggcttgagaatgaccatggggataaggcttCGACGGGCATCATTGAAGTGAAGGAAGATGCCCTAGAGGATAAGGAGACTGGGCTTGGGAGAAGAATGCGGGCAAGCACTAGAAAGATGCAAAGCCATAGCaaggaaattgaggaaatcaagCGGGCAACTGATAATATGGAACAACTAGAGCTGGAAGCTGCTAAAATGCTTTAGAACTTAGCCTAATTTTGGGCTCTTTCTATCGATCCTTTTGGTTTTTTACTAGCTATCTATAGTTTGCTGGTGTTTTTCTCGTCAActatctttttctttggtgttgtcttttgtgttttgttgcGCTTTAATGTAAAGCTTTTGATCTTTTGGTTTTAATGGGTTTcaagggcccatcaaaacctattttcccttattcaaaaataaTAATTCAACTCAATCCAATTACAAATCCACATGCGGacctaaaaaaattgataatatgcTTCACACATGTTGAATCAaccacctcaaactcaaaaccaatcaccaaaatcatcccaaagatacTGCATaacatattgttggcaattgacactcatctggtaagggcTAATGGCATCTTGGGTTGCCATTTATGACAACTCATTTGGCAACTCATCTCTAGGTGTAAACATTCTTTATTGGGATTCATTGATTAATAATTTTGTTGTGATTGGGTTAACCagttgtgtaggagaaaaagtgacactaagcaaacatgccctaatctcactttcaaccacacacttgtggaatacgaaagagcctagaggtatcacacaattggctacttctttttgtggaagacagagccacgggctacctattaggatttctattcctttgttgtaattgaaagataaaatgatgcaagttcaatccctaaccccaaagtgcaagtatgaactaataacaagattgcagaattgatcttaaacaatggaaagctgtaaacacaaggacaagacaagaatgtaaatgcgtacccggtgttaaaatttgagtgaaaatgttcgggacgggggtgcgggcgccactgtcctgattctgcccctgaaactgctccgaaaactattgtttttgcactctggaaaagctatcaaaaatgttgaaaatgttgtctgtcaggaggaccagggcaaccagcacccctgtcccagggaccagggcgcccagcgccccacgcccttgtcgtggtcttttgctctgaaatttgatgtggagtgctggCTCGACCTACTGttcccagatctgcaacttgcagcgtcgtccgagtcccgaaacctgcacttatatctgaaaaggtgtttgggcggctatatagggttttgccttagtcaaacccccgcttcggtgatttccacctccatgaatagccaagttgtattgtaaaatgtattgtgtgtgcagacctagtgtgtgtgcaaggtcctaagatgcaagtaagcaaactagagcaacctagaaagtaaaccctaattgctcataaatgataatgtaaatgctctaaatcaagatgcaaagtgatctaaagcatgaataaaggatatgttgaagcttatgcaaagacatgaaaacaacatgaaatcatacccaaccctcaagggaggagtacaagccaatcttcagttggtaatctcctattgttcttcaatgtcttccaagccctaaatggatgaatgaaattgataaatgcttgatagaaggatgttgaatgttgttgaagtcttcaaagatctactctttcactgcatagaaggtccctgaaagccaaaaattcggatcccttcaaatgaagaaagagagctcttatgtaggaaaccctaggtcataatttcgtcttttggctgacctagagattgaatctcctgccaatttcttggggttaagctttattttatgattggattgtgctcctaaaatttcgggaaaaatgttcgggaccatgtgcactccgggcgccacggtcctgacaacttttcaccaaattttcagggccgtcggatatgatgattttagagagaatcccgaagttacaggtgattttgagatgttttgacccccgaaaccaagcccccaagttcaaaataggacctaattagggtttttgattaaatgatgtattggaggaataaaatgaaaagggcacactttaatgaaagggcccaactttatgatgtaggagatgataaaataggaccttagacctaattaatttaattaattaagtgctaaaggggaaatgcaatgcaaaatacaaaatgcgccaaggcgggtgctaaactaggtgtgaaattgtaccaccctagccagtgcgtacaatttacgatgctacatttagcccccactttagcggtcatatgaacactacgtgcatatgcaagctaaagtacagaaaagtaaacattatttgaaaaaggatatatccataagtctgtcgaatgaagcccccaacggtatctgcagtacacagttaggaaccgcaccctacaaa contains the following coding sequences:
- the LOC131054257 gene encoding putative leucine-rich repeat receptor-like serine/threonine-protein kinase At2g24130, translating into MSTPFFLIILVYAILPCTVESSPSLHPHTSNATDEQALLAFKSAIEYDQFDSFTTWTSNVSFCNWKGVTCSHRRQRVVYLNLSTVGLLSRNNLTGRIPNTLGNISSLNYIDLGENNLEGYIPWELGMLSQLSFLALYFNHLTGGIPPSLSNCTSLQKMSVLGNYLSGEIPTKLFSRTIHLTELYMGHNNFSGRIPVTLFNCSQLQFLNLGDNWLSGIVPQEIGKLRRLTRLNLWGNQFVSGSTTSLPFLTALTNCSFLTVIDCAHNHFTGLVPSSIGQLSTNLGILFLGYNRIEGEIPSLIGNLTNLTLLSLSGNLLTGEIPSGIGRLLKLERLSLAFNNLQGNIPVEIGQLKNLGLLYISYSNISGNIPNSLAQLQQIRELYLDANKLTGTIPSGLGECRKLEVVDLSYNKLHGQIPPQSIDISENQLTGYIPGTIGGCVALEYLNFSFNKLQGPIPDSLEELQDLKVLDFSSNNLSGRIPLTLEKLKALQHLNLSINKLSGEVPKDGVFKRLNATSFTANLGLCGPWVMLPPCSSPKHKSFRHLKSVLIPIGTAVFVICCVVIFFLWRSYCKTPSTTLKPFEVGPQKISFEELLTATDGFNEANLLGVGSFGKVFRGVLKDGTMVAIKVLNILDEYARKSFDRECNVLRRVRHRNLIKIITSYSDSDVKALIFPLVANGSLDKFLCPEGEESSQGQLCHLDLTQRLRIALDIAQGMEYLHHRCFVQVIHCDLKPSNVLLGVDMTAYLIDFGISKLCRGNSMDSYTSTHNLKGSIGYIAPEYGVSGHVTTKGDVYSYGIMLLEMMTGTKPTSSIFVQGMNLHTWVSRCFPNAIEEVVDRKLLSVDLNNDENKVLNCLRQLICVSLLCSKESPAERPSMIDIVKMLHIIKDSFLGAASTTTFQLDLSSLLNSRNVGGKDDESQSSSF